The genomic interval ttttcccctatatatatatatatatatttttaaatggtgggtcttgagattacctgtTGAGTTGAAAAGGTTGGAAACCCGCGATATAGAATACACCagcaagcaagatttatcaagtatgcaggggaaaacagatggaaaaataaaaatccttatCTTAATGTGATAGTACTTAGATCACATGTATTGCCAAATAAGGTAGGGCTGCTTGTGTCAAGAAAAGCAAAACTATATAATAGACTTTCAAAATTTTCTTTTTCATAAGTAAACATCATATTAATCTGAAACATACGTTTTTCAGAAAAATAAAttgatgagttttgcatcaaataggtTTGGTTACTCTTGCAATAGACAAtaaataatgactattcatatgattcattgttacatctatgacttagattttttttaaatacaatttgTAGATCCTTTTCCTTTTAGATGCCATAGTATCAATttgcgctcaagtttattttacatctacactgtaaaatatttctgtagaaattacagtattactgggtattactggcaactagctgccagtaacttactgtagattttacatttatgttatttactggaaacagtttgtttcaagttaaatgaacatgaaacattttcagtttttatcttctacagtaagtactggcaaccagctgcataattacagctaattttttacagtgtagatgtgCGGCAAGCGCATTCAAATAGAAatgcgtctgaaacaaaacttgtGTTCACAGGTGAGCATTTTGAAATGCAGAAAGGGGTGCGTCCAACGTTtccatgcattttaaatgttaaattcgccatgaaaataaaaggaaaaatgtcatttgttttgtaattttgtggtattttttacaaatgaattatctgtgagcttcattatttttttaaaattcatgtgccctcataatctttaataaaaATCCCAAAtttcctcccctcctcaaaacaatCTTTCTTTACTTCTGGCCATATGGTATGGCATGGTGGGTGAGGTCGATTAGCAATTAGaaaacacgacccaacttcaaacaatccaatcagatctcgttggccaaatccagccctgccttatttcaatTCAGATGCTGGTTTCACtcagatatacgtcaccacagggaaaataagacaatcgctatgtttcatggcgactttaacgAACACTAATGAAGGAATTCTTcaaataagtggtcgggactcgggacacaattAACTTGGGCATAAAGCGGTGGAAACATCTCTTACCCGCAAAATACGCGAGTGGGGCTGCTGTGAGTGCTGGCATTCCACCAGGAATTCTCCCAGTCCTCCCTATGGCCAAACTGGGCCTGTGTGCGTTTATcgaaaacatttctcaaccaattagaataaagcatttaacagcccCGTGGTACAGACGGTtttatcggacgcacgtgcatatattgtttttttacaaatatacatttttctaGCCACGCCaagaatattttattgtgaTTGAGGGGTCTTCAAATATTGTGCTGGACAATGGAGGCCTTGAAGTCATAAAGGTTGTGATCGATACACCGTCCCCAAGCGTTGCTGCCACCTGCTGAATGCTAAAGCAAATAGCATAAATTCGTTAATGATGAGTAGAGGCAATAGGCTTGCCAGCAGAGGGCACCATCAGTCACAAGATATCATGAATTGTGCCATGACGATCTCAGCAAGGTAGTTATTAAAAAATGAGGTCGACCATCTGAGATTAACATTAAATGCAAAGTGAACTCCGTATTCAACAACACATGACTCTGGGAGACATAGACGAGGCTCTCTAAAGTTTCAAACTAAACACTAAAACACCAAGactattatttaataaaaaaacatgacaaATTAAACCGCAATGAGATTTTGTAGGGGGCATTTACTTGTTAGTTTATGACCTTGCTCTACTGTTTCTTTGCAGTCTCGTTCGACGTCAGCCTCCGACCCCCTGAGACCATCTTCAAAATCATTTTCTGGCTCGGTTACTTCAACAGCTGCCTGAACCCCATCATCTATCCCTGCTACAGCCGGGAGTTCAAGAACGCTTTCGGCCTCATCCTGAAATGCAGATGTCACCGCAGGAGGCGACCGGGTTGGAAAGCGTATAACTACAAGGGCGCGCACATCAGCTCCCTTTATTCACGGCAAGACTCGAAGGACTCCGTGAACTACGGCAGTTACCTAAATGGCAGCCAGAGGACCCTGTCTTCTGCCAGCCCGAGCCCCAGCTACCACTCCAAAGGTCTGTCACATTTCCAGGAGGACGGACCTAGATATGCCCGAAGCAGGACACCTTCTGTTTTATCAGAGAGTATTATGGATCATCATCTTGCGCCTGTGGAAGAAGTCCCCAGCCTGTTTTTAGGCCTTCCAGATCAGGGTATTGTAGATGGCCCTCAAATGCAGGAAATGATTAAGGATATGGACTGTGAGGGTGGTTTTTCACCCTGAAGATTACTtttgctttaaaggggacatatcatgaaaatcagacttttccatgtttaagtgttataattgggtgcTTCTatgaacctagaaaatgtgaaaaatatcaatccaataacttagttttggtaaaccattctctccaagcatgtgaaaaaataggtcattaaaatttggctccccagtgatgtcagaaggggataataccgccccttaatctgtactatccaaccacagaactgccatttagtgtagagatcaactcatttgcatttaaaaggacacacccaaaaacggcacatttttgcacacacctacaaaatgtcaattttaacttgctataataaatgatctgatattttgagctagaacttcacaaacatatttatttggcatcttgtgaaatgtcccctttaatgacaCATTCTCTTCAAAAAACGGACATGTCAGCAAAACGCTACgcacaagttcagtatttccgTTTTGTCTGTCAGGTTGTATGGACAGTGTTTGTGTGATGTTAATTAAAAACTACGTACCTTTGCAAAGAATGCATTTTCTTTACactgtgaaactttttttttcttcaatgaATTATGTTAATGTACAGCACAGTGTGAATACATTGGTATTCTGCAAGCACAGCATTAAAGCAATTTTGCTTTTCTTTCTCTATTTATTTGCCTCACTATActttaatattgatttttaAATACTACTCTTTCTTTGATATATtgatataataaaatgtattagatTTTACTTCACTGAAGGCAAAATTATTCAGAAAGGCTGAACATACGGAGAAGAACATGATTTTATGAGTGAAGGGAATGAAAAGTTTAGTTTCTGTATGAATGAGACACTTCTTGCTTTGTATTTagaattttagatatttatttaatcaataatgtatttttagcaGTTATTCACTAGATATAGACAACGCActgtacattttatttacagtcaTTTTTATAAGCACCCATTTTCAAGAGaggagtttttgtgtttttactaCTCAACAAATCCCCTTAGGAAAGGTGAAGACCAGAGATAATTTGTTAATTCTGCCTTGAACACTACACATTAGGCATGTTGATCAAGGCTGCAAAAATAAACTTATATACAACATTTGAACAGAAACATTCTTAAGCAGAAATACAAAATTTGTGTGATTACAAAATTCACTTTACCGCCATGTCCAAATAAATCAAACACTAAATCCGAAGCAGGAACAAATGgactgaataaaaaataaataatttaacgTAAGATTTAGTAACTATTACTAAACATGTAAAGGTAAACAAACTatgaaacaaaaacattcaTATATTGAATTGAATGCACACCTTTATGCCCATCTCACCAGCAAAAGATCCATTAATACactgacatttaaaaaacaaacatggctTTGTATTTACACTGTACAAATACAATATTTCTCTGATCGAAATATAACCCCCATCCAGAAATTTAAAGGCTTACAATTgtcaattttctttttttccactAGTCAAAAAGCCACTTATTAGTCCCTTCAGATGAAGATATGAACTTGATATAGATTCAGACTTTTGTTGcagcaactgaaaaaaaaaagtatgataatgataaatgttctttaaataaaatcaaattgaaaaaattatgaaaatgaaTCAAGAGACCAACCGTGCTTTAAAAGGGCTCCTTAAACAACAAACTTATTCTTCGTAGTTGAACCACTTTTCGTGGCTGTGTCTGCATGTGATTGGTATCCAATGATAACCTTTGCTGGCACACCTAATCTTTCCTTATACACACGCCTGTAAATAAAAGTTATTGCAGATTTAAAGATATATTCAATACATTCGCCTTATAACCACAAACGATTTTAAGGAGTTTTTGTTACCAAAGCATTGATTTTGACAAGTATTTATTTTCCCTACTAAGGATGTaaatggggcttctgattggtttggttacaaactttgctcaaaatatcttcctttgtgtttagctgaaaaaaataaatgtatacaggtttgtaacaacaggagggtaagtaaatgacaacaataggctttatgcccagctgcaccacttcctgaacttcagccagctccttgtttacTGTCtaccattattggacaaactgattaatccaggtgtgcctgacctcagtagtcacaacaacaacaacaggacacacctggattaatcagtttgtccaacaatggcagacatgaaacaaggagctggccgAAGTCCAGGAAGCAGTGCAGCTGGGCACAAAGCCCACTATCCCTATCACCTGAATGTTCGTTTGTTCATGTTCTTTCCTCAAAATGATTTTTCTTACCCTATATGTACAACAGCATCTTTGTTCTCATAGTCTGTCGTCCATATTGATATTTTGTCTCCTTTTGTTCGCACATTGACGACGGCACCGCAGACATCATCACTGTGGTCATCAAATCCTTCTCCCACAAGGCACAGAAGCTGAAAAACAAAGGCAGAATTGAGAGAGACGTTAAAGCCTTTAatgtgtgttcacaccagacgcaaatGAAGCTAATAAATCATGCtattcgcacgtagttggacgctcgaacattttgagttaactcgcttcattcgcgtatGAAATTTGGGTCATTCACGCATAAAATTCAGACACGAATAGGCTTAATTTGCCGGCTTTAGCTAGCTTATAGTCtcaatatgtaaatatataagcTTAAATTGAGTAGAGTGTTTTTTTACAACTTCGACCTCCTCATTTTCTTCCAAGCaagatcctttttattcctgatTCTAAAAACGTACAAAGATATGCTGTACAGCTCCGGGTGACCACATACAGTGAACAATAATTTTGTCCTCAATTGTTGTTCCATATTTCTGCCTCAGCCCGCTATGtcgtaatcacatcactacaaGAGCAAGCTCCTGACTGGTTAACACACGTGAATATCCAGCAAAGTTTAGATTTTTAACTCGCACGATTCGGGCGAATCATGCGTTTCCACGCATTGGACGAACAGGGCGTTCGGTTTGCCCCGCGTCATTCGCGCCTCCTCATTCTCACGAATTTTGCCGCGGGATGTCttatcgcatctttgcatttacttaacatgtaaattacTTACACTTCTTACCTCAAGTTAGACtaataattaatacatacttatgcgtgcacttaatctttgtacagcacgttgttgtgaatgtgttagcatccAACCCAGCCCCAATCATTCATCAGGATCCAAACGGATGAAtctagaagccaccaaacacttccatgctTTCTCCACCCAAAGACTGTACaagacatgagtagttacacaagtaagtatggtggcacaaaataaacatgatgattTTTTAAGCagttaaaaatgagaactatattgtatggcggaagagcacttagtttgcagcacttcgaccccAGCACGCAGTTAAATCATCAACCCTGACTattccccctctcgctcaaacttccgtcaatattactgcgcccgagggcaaccatacttactcgtgtaaccactcatgtaacagtcttcaaatagggaaaacatggaagcgCTTGGTGGCTCCACAtccatccctgtttggatcccaaggaatgaatggggccaagccaaatgccaacacacccACAATGCGCTGCACAAAGATCAAGTGCACACATccaaaaaagataggtatgaaTCAATTTGTCGAAGAGCatagtaaaatactgaaaaaacggtggtgttttcctttaaagcttCATTCCCATCAGGTGTGAAcgctagggtggccattcgtgccagttctgcCAGACACGTCTCGAACAGGATTTCAggtgcgttctccggaagtaGCGTTGCTCGACCACATACGTCATAGAGGTTCCAGaaaggttctcacatttcagttaaaatacattagaaaattaagatttatttcttttaaggcagtggttctcaactccagtctcccagaacattttagatgtctccatacataaaacacctgattcagttcatcagcttgTAAGTGTGTAAATTAAGACAAAGTTTCAAACATTCTGGCAGCAGCCTAATgagtggaatcaggtgtttcatataaggaaaCATCCAAAACATCCTGGGAGGGGGGCCCGAAGACTGGAGCTGAGAACCACTGTTtcaagacatacaatcattgtagtttcattcttaccatgaaatgtaacggtttgttttttgaaattgaacccgaaatattaaaccttgatgacgtatgcggtcgaccaacgcgacctCCGGAGAACGCAACCGAAAATCCGCTCAGggcgtgtccggcggaactggcacgaatggccaccccaGTGAACCCACCATCAGGATCTACAAACAATCCATATCAACTATCAAGCTAATGCAGCACAACTGGAGATTTTGGACACACCGTCTCCAACCAGAAGCGGTCCAGGTCGGCTCTGCGCTGCTGTTTGGAAAGGGTGATCAGCCAGCGGCCTCCCCGTTTATT from Misgurnus anguillicaudatus chromosome 16, ASM2758022v2, whole genome shotgun sequence carries:
- the eif4ea gene encoding eukaryotic translation initiation factor 4E-1A isoform X1 — its product is MATAEPENSTNPLNTEEDKNDENRQEIVSLEDYIKHPLQNRWALWFFKNDKSKTWQANLRLISKFDTVEDFWALYNHIQLSSNLMSGCDYSLFKDGIEPMWEDERNKRGGRWLITLSKQQRRADLDRFWLETLLCLVGEGFDDHSDDVCGAVVNVRTKGDKISIWTTDYENKDAVVHIGRVYKERLGVPAKVIIGYQSHADTATKSGSTTKNKFVV